In Dioscorea cayenensis subsp. rotundata cultivar TDr96_F1 chromosome 11, TDr96_F1_v2_PseudoChromosome.rev07_lg8_w22 25.fasta, whole genome shotgun sequence, a single genomic region encodes these proteins:
- the LOC120271801 gene encoding secreted RxLR effector protein 161-like gives MHALLVASQFMQSPSGYHLGAVKRIPRYVNGTIGYGICYDMNDNFRLAGYSDSDWGGSQDDQKSTTGWVFAFGSGAIAWCSKKQPITALSSTEAEYISAREAVWLCRLLEDLSERQDFATIILCANRSAISISKNPALHG, from the coding sequence ATGCACGCACTTTTAGTTGCTTCTCAGTTCATGCAATCTCCAAGTGGGTATCATCTTGGAGCAGTTAAAAGAATACCGAGGTATGTTAATGGAACAATTGGTTATGGTATTTGTTATGATATGAATGATAATTTTAGACTAGCCGGCTACTCAGACAGTGATTGGGGTGGATCACAAGACGATCAGAAGAGTACAACTGGGTGGGTGTTTGCATTTGGTTCCGGTGCAATTGCATGGTGCTCTAAGAAGCAACCAATCACTGCCTTATCTAGTACTGAAGCTGAATATATTTCAGCTCGTGAGGCAGTTTGGTTGTGCCGGCTATTAGAAGATCTGAGTGAGAGGCAAGACTTTGCAACTATCATCCTTTGTGCTAACCGGTCAGCTATTTCAATCTCTAAGAACCCAGCTCTTCATGGATGA
- the LOC120271487 gene encoding 31 kDa ribonucleoprotein, chloroplastic — translation MAATAAISSCFSATITANLHLKHTSSNNFLKLFSSSSSSLRQSPSLITSPNLWELSHFRRLPRISCIVAQEQTVGEQDQLIVEQESTIPLPPSSQSTKLYFGNLPYNCDSAQLAGIIQQFADPEMVEVLYDRDTGKSRGFAFVTMSCIEDCEAVIENLDRSQFGGRTMRVNFADRPQPKEPLYPETEFKLFVGNLSWSVTAESLSGVFQEYGNVIGARILYDGDTGRSRGYGFVCYSTKEEMDAAIEQLNGVELEGRAMRVSVAQGKKS, via the exons ATGGCTGCAACTGCTGCCATTAGTTCTTGTTTCTCAGCCACCATCACAGCAAACCTCCATTTGAAGCACACCTCCTCCAATAACTTTCTCAAactcttctcttcatcttcctcttctcTCCGGCAATCTCCATCTCTAATAACATCTCCTAACCTTTGGGAACTCTCTCATTTCCGCCGGCTTCCCAGGATCTCATGCATAGTTGCTCAAGAACAAACAGTTGGAGAACAAGATCAACTTATTGTTGAACAAGAAAGTACCATTCCATTACCTCCATCCTCCCAATCAACCAAACTCTACTTTGGTAACCTTCCTTACAATTGTGATAGTGCTCAGTTAGCAGGGATCATTCAACAGTTTGCTGACCCAGAAATGGTTGAG GTTCTTTATGATAGAGATACAGGAAAGAGCAGAGGTTTTGCTTTTGTAACTATGAGTTGTATTGAAGATTGTGAAGCTGTGATTGAGAATCTTGATAGAAGT CAATTTGGAGGGAGGACAATGAGAGTGAATTTTGCAGATAGGCCTCAGCCAAAGGAGCCATTGTATCCTGAGACTGAATTCAAACTCTTTGTTGGCAACCTCTCTTGGTCTGTCACAGCTGAGAGCTTATCCGGTGTCTTCCAAGAATACGGGAATGTCATCGGAGCCCGAATTCTATACGACGGTGATACCGGTCGGTCTAGGGGTTATGGTTTTGTTTGCTACTCAACTAAGGAAGAAATGGATGCCGCAATTGAGCAACTCAATGGAGTG gaattggAAGGGAGAGCTATGCGTGTTAGTGTGGCTCAGGGCAAGAAATCTTAG
- the LOC120272673 gene encoding LOW QUALITY PROTEIN: probable leucine-rich repeat receptor-like protein kinase At1g35710 (The sequence of the model RefSeq protein was modified relative to this genomic sequence to represent the inferred CDS: deleted 1 base in 1 codon), with product MFSKLSLSLLFIFTVTATPLSATTRTTLEFQAKALLQWKSKLKDKDSVLSSWSLATTPCSWLGITCSSLNISQINLYGKNLTGRLDTLNFTPFSSSLTNLDLSLNFFHGFIPPSISNLTKLTTLDLSENLITGSIPPSLGKLTKLTTLYLSDNSITSTILTEFGNLTSLLDLRISNNSITGTIPSSLSNLVMLNVLDLHNNFLSGSIPAEIGRLNNLTVLGLHTNNLTGTIPSSLGNLTGLSLLYLFNNQLSGTIPAELGKLVNLVHLILYHNSLTGSIPSTLGNLSAVQLLWLNENQISGSIPEEIGKLRNLTWLQLQRNNLQGTIPASLGNLTELAHLILYRNSISGYVPSELGKLVNLVEIDLSTNLLTGFIPTSLGNLKKLTTLALWRNQLSGSIPHELGSLTNLVNFVVEINKLTGSIPPSLGELRNLTHFLLSGNQLSGELPKELENLKSLTSFEVAYNNLSGNLPQSVCEGGALEFFIVNGNNFEGPLPRSLKNCTSLVRVRLENNRLNGNISEVFGVYPNLVYIDMSFNELSGELLPLWGGCHNLTILKMSNNNKVKGTIPPELGNLSELQVLDLSSNVLVGEIPGALGELTSLFNLSLSGNQLHGRIPKEIGRLNNLETLDLSSNHLSGTIPEQLGDCTKLTKLQLSNNTFNGSIPVQLGNLASTLQELLDLSSNSLTGQIPSPIGALRMLQDLNLSHNQLSGSIPSNFKDMGSLSVIDLSYNELVGPVPDNKLFAKAHTQWFSHNKGLCGQVIKGLLPCNSISVDNDHSSSNKKKIFAVFISVGTLLLFFVTIGTGLWYIHRRRSTTHGDADEGTNRAALTYSVWNRNARITYEDIIAATEDFDAKYCIGRGGYGTVYRATLQDQQVVAVKKIHPVEDENPVDLKSFRNEIESLTNIRHRNIVKLHGFCSSRRCEFLVYEYMERGSLASVLSTEEGAMELDWMRRVRVIKDMAHALSYMHYDCIPSIIHRDISSKNILLDFDFKACVSDFGTARLLKPDSSNWTSLAGTHGYVAPELAFTMRVTEKCDVYSFGVVALEVMVGKHPIELLSSLLSSTEQGMLVKDVVDQRISGPEGCVADSVMQAIKVAFECLNSDPESRPSMEHVSNELSISKPSLKPFNLVNVSELMN from the exons ATGTTCTCAAAACTCTCTCTATCTTTGCTTTTCATCTTCACTGTAACAGCAACACCATTATcagcaacaacaagaacaacattaGAGTTTCAAGCTAAAGCTCTTCTCCAATGGAAGTCAAAACTCAAGGACAAAGATTCAGTCTTGAGTTCATGGTCTCTAGCAACCACTCCCTGTTCATGGCTTGGCATCACTTGTTCATCTCTAAACATCTCTCAAATAAACCTTTATGGTAAAAACCTCACTGGCCGCCTTGACACACTGAACTTCACTCCATTCTCCTCCTCACTCACCAACCTCGACCTTTCCCTCAACTTCTTTCATGGCTTCATCCCTCCATCCATCTCCAACCTCACCAAACTCACTACCCTTGATCTCTCTGAAAATCTTATAACCGGTTCAATTCCTCCATCACTAGGAAAGCTCACAAAGCTAACCACATTATACCTGTCAGACAATAGCATCACAAGTACAATCCTTACAGAGTTTGGCAACCTGACAAGTTTGTTAGACTTGAGAATATCCAACAATTCCATCACTGGAACCATACCTTCTAGTTTGAGTAACTTGGTCATGCTGAATGTTTTGGATCTTCATAACAACTTCCTATCTGGCTCtattcctgcagagattggcaggCTGAATAACTTGACAGTGCTTGGCTTGCACACAAACAACCTCACTGGAACCATTCCTTCATCTCTTGGGAATCTCACTGGCTTGTCACTCTTGTACCTGTTTAACAATCAACTCTCTGGTACCATTCCAGCTGAGCTTGGAAAACTGGTGAACTTGGTGCACTTGATTCTTTATCACAATAGTCTCACAGGTTCAATACCGAGTACACTTGGGAACCTCAGTGCTGTCCAGTTGTTGTGGCttaatgaaaatcaaatatcCGGTTCCATTCCTGAAGAAATTGGGAAACTGAGGAACTTGACATGGTTGCAACTTCAAAGGAACAATCTCCAAGGGACAATCCCTGCTTCTCTTGGTAACTTGACAGAGCTCGCTCATCTTATTCTTTACAGGAATAGCATTTCTGGTTATGTTCCTTCTGAACTGGGGAAGCTGGTGAATTTGGTTGAGATAGATTTGTCTACAAATCTTCTCACTGGATTCATTCCTACAAGTCTGGGAAACTTGAAGAAACTCACTACTCTGGCACTGTGGAGGAATCAACTCTCTGGTTCTATCCCTCATGAACTTGGAAGTCTCACAAACTTGGTGAATTTCGTTGTGGAGATAAATAAACTCACAGGTTCAATACCTCCATCCTTGGGAGAACTTAGAAACCTCACACACTTTCTTCTTTCAGGAAACCAGCTCTCCGGCGAGTTACCGAAGGAACTGGAGAATCTAAAGAGCTTAACATCATTTGAAGTAGCCTATAACAACCTCTCTGGTAACTTGCCACAGAGTGTGTGTGAAGGAGGAGCACTTGAGTTCTTCATTGTGAATGGTAACAATTTCGAAGGTCCTCTGCCGAGAAGCCTGAAGAATTGCACCAGTTTGGTTCGTGTGCGCCTTGAAAATAACCGTCTCAATGGAAACATCTCTGAAGTCTTTGGAGTTTATCCGAACCTAGTATACATTGATATGAGCTTCAATGAGTTATCTGGGGAGCTTTTACCTTTGTGGGGAGGATGTCATAACTTGACAATCCTTAAAATGTCTAACAACAACAAAGTTAAAGGGACAATACCTCCAGAACTTGGTAACTTGTCCGAACTACAAGTGCTGGACCTCTCATCAAACGTTCTTGTTGGAGAGATACCAGGAGCTCTTGGTGAATTAACATCATTGTTCAACTTGAGCTTGAGTGGGAATCAACTGCATGGAAGAATTCCTAAAGAGATTGGGAGGTTAAACAATCTCGAAACTCTTGATCTTTCTTCAAATCATCTGAGTGGAACCATACCAGAACAACTGGGTGATTGCACCAAGCTCACGAAGCTCCAGCTGAGCAACAACACTTTCAATGGCAGCATTCCGGTGCAACTGGGCAATTTAGCAAGTACACTGCAAGAGTTGCTGGACTTGAGCAGTAACTCACTCACAGGACAAATACCTTCACCAATTGGAGCATTGAGAATGCTGCAAGACCTCAATTTATCTCACAATCAGCTTTCTGGTTCCATTCCATCTAATTTCAAGGATATGGGCAGCTTGTCTGTCATTGATTTGTCCTATAATGAACTTGTAGGTCCTGTTCCTGATAATAAGCTGTTTGCTAAAGCTCATACTCAATGGTTTTCCCACAACAAAGGTCTTTGCGGCCAAGTGATCAAAGGTTTGCTTCCCTGCAATTCAATTTCTGTGGATAATGATCATTCTTCCagtaataagaagaaaatcTTCGCTGTTTTTATCTCTGTTGGCACATTGCTTCTCTTCTTTGTGACAATTGGAACTGGCCTGTGGTACATCCATAGAAGAAGATCAACAACTCATGGTGATGCAGATGAAGGAACTAACAGAGCAGCATTGACATACTCAGTATGGAATAGAAATGCAAGAATTACATATGAAGATATCATTGCGGCAACCGAAGACTTTGATGCGAAATACTGCATTGGCAGAGGAGGTTATGGAACTGTATACAGAGCAACGTTGCAGGATCAACAAGTGGTTGCAGTGAAGAAAATCCATCCTGTTGAAGATGAGAATCCAGTGGACTTGAAAAGTTTCAGGAATGAAATAGAGTCATTGACAAACATCAGACATAGAAACATAGTGAAGCTTCATGGATTTTGTTCCAGTCGAAGATGCGAGTTTCTTGTTTATGAGTACATGGAAAGAGGGAGCTTGGCAAGTGTGTTAAGCACTGAAGAAGGAGCAATGGAGTTGGATTGGATGAGAAGAGTGAGAGTTATCAAAGATATGGCTCATGCTCTATCT TACATGCACTATGACTGCATTCCATCCATAATTCACAGAGACATATCCAGCAAGAACATACTCTTGGATTTTGATTTCAAGGCTTGTGTCTCAGATTTTGGCACTGCTAGACTCTTGAAACCTGATTCCTCTAATTGGACTTCTCTTGCCGGAACCCATGGTTATGTTGCACCAG AGCTTGCATTTACAATGAGAGTGACAGAGAAGTGTGATGTCTATAGTTTTGGAGTGGTGGCACTGGAAGTGATGGTGGGAAAACATCCAATTGAACTCCTGTCTTCATTACTGTCGTCAACCGAACAAGGCATGCTGGTGAAGGATGTGGTGGACCAAAGAATTTCAGGTCCAGAAGGATGCGTTGCAGATTCAGTCATGCAAGCAATCAAAGTAGCATTTGAATGTTTGAACAGTGATCCAGAAAGCAGGCCATCAATGGAGCATGTGTCAAATGAGTTGAGCATCAGCAAACCATCTCTGAAGCCTTTTAATCTTGTAAATGTGTCAGAGCTAATGAACTAG
- the LOC120272532 gene encoding uncharacterized protein LOC120272532: METNYSFSSFPDSVDSSPRSREIDNDNTASWDDTVPNSAAASQRVKLMVSFGGRIQPRPHDNQLSYVGGDTKILVVDRSSRLPAVLARLSSISGADDLCLKYQLPGEDLDALVSVTNDEDLEHMMLEYDRLCRSVVPGSKAAPRLRLFVFPVVSPHPPPAPADSKSNRQWFVDALNNVAAPPPPPVTALTPPTEGPDYLFGLEKGLTPAPAVKTQDPSPVFVTPEPLPVEAPLSRSDLPKDDRPIAVESGLNIQHQIQALQKLQIAENQDQAQFQRMPSDETLTRVYPADYYLPPRVQEKAPPVTAQIPATAQIPVTAATYWPDQRNLAAGGRYTSVATGDRPMYFIPAAAGMFPPHGAAIQPQAGQGYYAAAMPKVVVSAPDVYRETSQMYAGTAPYADGAGGVVRTQGVETAFPAPGQVAYDSTGRAVYFAGAVPSYPTATINSEGKIVKPSQVS; encoded by the coding sequence ATGGAGACCAACtactccttctcctccttcccTGATTCGGTTGACTCCTCCCCGCGATCCCGCGAGATCGACAACGACAACACCGCTTCCTGGGATGACACCGTGCCAAACTCCGCCGCCGCATCGCAGCGGGTGAAGCTCATGGTCAGCTTTGGCGGCCGCATTCAGCCTCGCCCCCACGATAACCAGCTTTCCTACGTTGGCGGTGACACCAAGATCCTCGTTGTTGATCGATCTTCCCGCCTTCCAGCTGTCCTTGCCCGCCTTTCTTCCATCTCCGGTGCTGATGATCTATGCCTCAAGTACCAGCTCCCCGGCGAGGATCTCGATGCGCTCGTCTCCGTCACCAACGATGAGGACCTCGAGCACATGATGCTCGAGTATGATCGTCTCTGTCGCTCCGTGGTTCCCGGCTCCAAGGCCGCTCCCAGACTCCGCCTCTTCGTCTTCCCAGTCGTCTCCCCTCATCCACCGCCAGCCCCGGCCGATTCCAAGTCCAATCGCCAATGGTTCGTCGACGCTCTCAACAACGTCGCGGCCCCACCCCCGCCTCCGGTCACTGCCCTAACTCCGCCTACGGAGGGCCCCGACTACCTCTTCGGTCTTGAGAAGGGATTAACGCCTGCCCCTGCCGTCAAGACTCAGGATCCATCTCCAGTCTTCGTGACGCCGGAACCACTCCCCGTCGAAGCCCCTCTCTCCCGATCCGATCTCCCCAAGGATGATCGTCCTATCGCGGTTGAATCCGGGCTGAATATCCAGCACCAGATCCAGGCACTACAGAAGCTCCAGATCGCCGAGAATCAGGACCAGGCCCAGTTCCAGCGCATGCCGAGCGACGAAACCCTAACTAGGGTTTACCCCGCGGATTACTACCTCCCACCAAGAGTCCAAGAAAAGGCTCCACCTGTTACCGCCCAGATCCCGGCCACCGCCCAGATTCCGGTCACCGCGGCCACGTACTGGCCGGACCAGCGCAACTTGGCGGCGGGAGGGAGGTACACCTCTGTTGCCACTGGTGACCGCCCCATGTATTTCATCCCCGCGGCCGCAGGCATGTTTCCGCCGCACGGCGCCGCGATCCAACCCCAGGCTGGGCAGGGATACTACGCGGCGGCCATGCCAAAGGTGGTTGTTTCAGCGCCGGATGTTTACCGTGAAACTTCTCAGATGTACGCAGGGACCGCTCCGTACGCCGACGGTGCCGGCGGCGTGGTGAGGACGCAAGGCGTGGAAACTGCGTTCCCTGCTCCTGGCCAGGTGGCGTACGATAGCACGGGGCGAGCGGTTTATTTCGCTGGCGCGGTCCCCTCTTATCCGACGGCCACGATCAACTCTGAAGGGAAGATCGTGAAGCCATCTCAAGTGTCCTGA
- the LOC120271802 gene encoding syntaxin-132-like — translation MNNLMTESFERIRGRYPGENHVETANLNDSNDRGMKGFFEKVGKIEKQMENITVLFNKLQATNEEAQSATKASTMKAFKEQMEKDIEAVKQIALKIKTSLEELDRDNVANRQKQGCEKGTGVDRSRTAMTVSLKKKLKERMTQFQVLRQEIQDEYREVVERRIFTVTGTRPDEETIDHLIQTGNSEQIFVAAIEGHGRVQIMDTLAEIQERRDAFLELEKRLLDLQQMFLDMTIMVDAQGDMLNDIETQVTNAAEHVQRGNVNLKQVKKLQRNSRKWMCFSILILLVIIIIVVASVLKDFKKS, via the exons AAACAGCAAATTTAAATGATTCTAATGATAGGGGGATGAAGGGATTCTTTGAAAAG GTAGGGAAGATAGAGAAACAAATGGAGAACATCACAGTCCTTTTCAATAAACTCCAG GCTACAAATGAGGAAGCTCAAAGTGCAACAAAGGCATCAACCATGAAAG CATTCAAGGAACAGATGGAGAAAGATATTGAAGCAGTTAAACAGATAGCATTGAAAATTAAGACAAGTCTTGAAGAACTTGACAGAGAT AATGTAGCTAACAGACAGAAGCAAGGATGTGAGAAAGGTACAGGCGTCGATCGGTCTAGAACAGCAATGACTGT ATCtctgaagaagaaattgaaagagCGAATGACACAGTTCCAG gtTCTGAGGCAAGAAATTCAGGATGAATACCGTGAGGTAGTTGAACGGAGAATTTTCACAG TGACAGGAACTCGGCCAGATGAAGAG ACTATAGATCACTTGATACAAACCGGAAACAGTGAGCAGATCTTTGTGGCAGCGATAGAAGGCCATGGTCGCGTTCAG ATAATGGATACATTGGCCGAGATTCAAGAGAGACGTGATGCCTTCCTTGAACTAGAGAAAAGGCTTCTTGATTTACAGCAG ATGTTCCTAGATATGACAATAATGGTTGATGCACAGGGGGACATGTTGAATGACATTGAAACTCAg GTGACCAATGCAGCTGAACATGTTCAGAGAGGAAATGTGAATCTCAAGCAGGTTAAGAAATTACAGAGAAATTCTCGAAAATGGATGTGCTTCTCTATACTGATTTTGCTTGTGATCATCATCATCGTGGTTGCTTCGGTTCTTAAGGACTTCAAAAAGAGTTGA